In the Commensalibacter nepenthis genome, TATATCCTATAACAGACAGTTCCCTCATTATGACGTGCAACAACTCTAGCGCTTGGAAAATTTTGGCTGCTTTTTTAATGGTGGCACCTTTATCTTTTCAAACCATACATGCCAAAACAGTGACGTTATTAAACGTGTCATACGATCCGACACGAGCCTTTTATCATGCCTATAATCAAGCATTTGAAAAATATTGGAAAGAAAAAACAGGCGATAATGTCGTTGTTTATGAGTCCCATGGCCCTTCGGGAAAACAAGCACGATCCGTCATTGATGGAATGCAAGGAGATGTTGTTACCCTTGCGTTGTCAGGGGATATTGATGCACTCAATAAATACAAACCGCTTATTAATCCAAAATGGCAAGACAGGCTGCCTTATCATAGCTGCCCTTATTATTCAACGATCGTTTTTTTAGTTCGCAAAGGGAATCCTAAAAATATTCATGATTGGGATGATTTAATTAAACCTGGCGTGCAAGTGATGACTCCTAACCCCAAAACATCTGGCGTAGCACGCTGGAATTTTCTAGCTGCTTGGGCGTATGCTTTGGAAAAATATGGATCTGAAGACAAAGCATATGATTTCGTAAAGCAACTGTATCAACACGCCCCCATTTTAGATACAGGCGCGCGATCTTCCAGCCTCAGCTTTATTCAAAGAGGCTTAGGAGATGTCTTAATTTCTTGGGAAAATGAAGCCTATATGGCGTTAAACGAGTCAAAGCCGGGCGAATATGAATTAATTACACCTTCCGTTTCGATTTTAGCAGAACCCCCAGTAGCAATTGTGGATTCTGTAGTTGACAAAAAAGGTACTCGTACTGTCGCAGAAGGATATTTAAATTACTTATATAGTGACGAAGGTCAAAACTTGGCTGGGCAATATTATTATCGCCCCAGCAACCCAACAATTGCAGAAAAATATAAAAATAAATTTCATGACTTGAAATTAATCCCTATTGACAAAGTGTTTAAAGGATGGAAACAAATAAATAACAAATTTTTTAAGGATAATAAAATATTCGACAAAATTATGAGTGAAATTAACCGCTAACTTTTTTGAATTAAGGAACCATAATGTTTTCTTCTAGATATTCAGTTATTCCAGGATTCTGGCTAAGTTTAGGATATACGTTATCTTGGCTTTCCTTAATTGTTTTACTTCCTTTGGCTGCATTATTTTTATATGCCAGTCATATTCATTTCGACCAGCTCGTTACTATTCTAAGTAATAGACAACTTCAAAGCGCTTTAAAACTCTCTTTATATACCTCTTTCTATGCTTCTTTGT is a window encoding:
- a CDS encoding sulfate ABC transporter substrate-binding protein, translated to MTCNNSSAWKILAAFLMVAPLSFQTIHAKTVTLLNVSYDPTRAFYHAYNQAFEKYWKEKTGDNVVVYESHGPSGKQARSVIDGMQGDVVTLALSGDIDALNKYKPLINPKWQDRLPYHSCPYYSTIVFLVRKGNPKNIHDWDDLIKPGVQVMTPNPKTSGVARWNFLAAWAYALEKYGSEDKAYDFVKQLYQHAPILDTGARSSSLSFIQRGLGDVLISWENEAYMALNESKPGEYELITPSVSILAEPPVAIVDSVVDKKGTRTVAEGYLNYLYSDEGQNLAGQYYYRPSNPTIAEKYKNKFHDLKLIPIDKVFKGWKQINNKFFKDNKIFDKIMSEINR